GGTTGGACAGCCGGCAAAAGAGTGCATTGATTATTGTGTAATACTGGAAAGTAAATTAATGCTTAGATCTTCTTGTACTATTCAGGAAATATCGCAGGAACTGAATTTCCCAAATCAATCCTTCTTTGGTAAATACTTTAAGAAGCATACCGGTATGTCACCTATCAACTATCGGAAATCTTACTTAAAGTAATTCCTGCATACCTTTCATAAGCTTTTTCAAAACAAAAGTTTTATCATTGAATATATATCTGGATTAATTGTAAGATAGCTATAAATTATAAAAGGGTAAAATCTCATTGTGATTTCACCCTTTCTTATAATTTATAATGATTTAAATGATTTTATTTCTTCTTCTGTGAAGGAGCGTATCTATCATTTAATCCTTTAATAATATCATTTGTGATGTTATAAGCTTTGTCGGCATACAATAGATTGTCAAAACCAGTATTGCTGAAAATCATGCTGTATTTATGCTTTTTATTATAAATCTTCAAGAATGAATTAATAGAATCGCGTAACTGGATGCTATTTTTCTGGTTTTCAGCCTGCATTTCGTTAGTCAATCTGGTTTGTAATTCCTGTAGCTCTTGTTGTTTTTTGATAAGACGTGCATTTTCTTGTTCTGCTCTTTCACGACTTACAAAAGCATTGTTTTGTACCTTGCGTTGAAATTCTTTTCCTTCTGCATCAAGCTCACGTGCTTTCTGGTTAAGAGTTGCACGGATGTTTTCTTCCTTCTTCATCATCATTTCATTAAGATCATTCCAGAAGGTGTATTTGGTAAGCAGTGTGTCTATTTCTACATAAGCTATTTTCAGACCACTTGGCGCTGCTCCCATATTTGCAGCACTTGATTCTTCTGATTCAGCTTTCTTTCCGTTACATTGAGTAAACATAACAATCACAGCTGCAGCTAAGATTCCTTTTGCAAGGTAATTAATTCTCTTCATAATTCGTTTGAATATAGTTTCTAAATAGTTATTATCTTTTTATTTTGTATTTTTCTTATCTAAGGATAATAAAAGGTTAAATTTCAAATCTTCTAAAAAATAATATCAGAATTGCTAGTGCATCTAAGTTGCAACAATTAACACTGTTTTAGGGGTAGTGTCATGCATTTCTATTATTTTTGTGCTGCAAATATAGACTTTTGAAAGGATTATACATGCTCTTTTCTAATAAAAAGTGTGTTCGGTTTTCATAGAAAGTAATCAATTTAACCATATTTAGTAATTTCACCATGAAAATACTAAGTATAAACATACATAAGCATATGAATAAAACAGAATTAAAGCCAGTTGAGGTATTTCATTTCTTTGAAGAGATTTGTAAAGTGCCTCGTCCTTCTAAAAAAGAAGAAAAGATTATCCAATATTTAATAGCATTTGCAAATAAATACAAACTTGAATCAAAAATTGACGAAGCAGGGAATATTTTAATAAAGAAGCCTGCAACGAAAGGGAAAGAACATCTTCATACAGTAGTGCTTCAGTCGCATATTGATATGGTGTGCGAAAAGAACAGTGATGTAGATCACGATTTCATGAATGACCCTATTCAGACAATTGTTGATGGAGAATGGCTCAAAGCAAAAGGAACTACGTTAGGTGCCGATAACGGAATTGGCGTAGCTACTCAGCTGGCTGTTCTGTCTTCTGATGAAATAGAACACGGACCGCTAGAATGCCTCTTTACCGTAGATGAAGAAACTGGATTAACAGGTGCATTCGCATTGAAAGAAGGGTTTATAAGCGGTGATATACTAATCAATCTGGATTCGGAAGATGAAGGTGAGCTTTTCATTGGATGTGCAGGTGGGGCAAACACTTTAGCCGAGTATACCTACCAACCGATAAGTGCTCCCAAGGATTACTTCTATTTCCGCGTCGACATAAAAGGACTTTCAGGTGGACACTCTGGCGACGATATCAATAAGAATAGAGCAAATGCCAACAAACAGTTGGTTCGCTTCTTATCTATATTGGCAGATAAATATGATTTGTATCTTTGTGAAATCAACGGAGGGAACCTACATAATGCTATCCCTCGTGAGGCATATGCTGTTTGTGCAGTACCTATGGCCTACAAAGAGCCAATCCGCATCGATTTAAATGTTTTTGCATCAGAAGTAGAAGCAGAATATGCAGTAACCGAACCCAATATGAAGTGGGTGCTTCAGTCAGAATCGCCGGTATCTGTTGCTATCGACCGTGAAACAACAACTCGGTTGATTAAATCTCTATATGCTGTTTTCAATGGTGTGTTTGCTATGAGTCAGGAAATACCGGGATTCGTGGAAACATCATCCAATCTTGCTTCCATAAAGATGAGCGATAATAATATTATCCGCGTTGTAACAAGTCAACGTAGTTCTACGCTCTCATCAAGAAAAGATGTATCTGCTGCAGTGAAGGCTGCATTCGAGCTTGGAGGTGCAAAGGTTAATGTGGGAGACGGGTATCCAGGATGGAAACCCAATCCGGCTTCGCCTATTCTGAAAGTGGCACAGGAAACATATATACGCTTATTTGGCGTGGAACCTAAAGTAAAAGCCATTCATGCCGGACTTGAATGCGGACTTTTCCTGGAAAAGTATCCTTCACTCGATATGGTCTCTTTCGGCCCGACATTAAGAGGGGTTCATTCTCCTGATGAACGGATGCTGATTCCAACTGTAGATAAATTCTGGAGACATTTGTTGGAAGTATTGGTGAATATTCCTGCTAAGAAATAATATTTACGCTTATTCAACGTTTTATATAGGGATAGCTAATACTGGTTATCCCTATATTTATATATACTTATGAAGAAGATTCTGACGATTGTATTTCTGAGCATTATGATCTCTGGTTTGAGCACTCTTTTCCATTCGTGCAATGAAGAGAGTTTTTCCACAGATTCAACTCATTTGCTGACCTTTTCTCAGGATACCCTCTCGTTTGATACTGTTTTTACAACTATCGGGTCGGCTACGGCACAA
The Bacteroides sedimenti genome window above contains:
- a CDS encoding OmpH family outer membrane protein, whose translation is MKRINYLAKGILAAAVIVMFTQCNGKKAESEESSAANMGAAPSGLKIAYVEIDTLLTKYTFWNDLNEMMMKKEENIRATLNQKARELDAEGKEFQRKVQNNAFVSRERAEQENARLIKKQQELQELQTRLTNEMQAENQKNSIQLRDSINSFLKIYNKKHKYSMIFSNTGFDNLLYADKAYNITNDIIKGLNDRYAPSQKKK
- a CDS encoding aminoacyl-histidine dipeptidase, with amino-acid sequence MNKTELKPVEVFHFFEEICKVPRPSKKEEKIIQYLIAFANKYKLESKIDEAGNILIKKPATKGKEHLHTVVLQSHIDMVCEKNSDVDHDFMNDPIQTIVDGEWLKAKGTTLGADNGIGVATQLAVLSSDEIEHGPLECLFTVDEETGLTGAFALKEGFISGDILINLDSEDEGELFIGCAGGANTLAEYTYQPISAPKDYFYFRVDIKGLSGGHSGDDINKNRANANKQLVRFLSILADKYDLYLCEINGGNLHNAIPREAYAVCAVPMAYKEPIRIDLNVFASEVEAEYAVTEPNMKWVLQSESPVSVAIDRETTTRLIKSLYAVFNGVFAMSQEIPGFVETSSNLASIKMSDNNIIRVVTSQRSSTLSSRKDVSAAVKAAFELGGAKVNVGDGYPGWKPNPASPILKVAQETYIRLFGVEPKVKAIHAGLECGLFLEKYPSLDMVSFGPTLRGVHSPDERMLIPTVDKFWRHLLEVLVNIPAKK